One part of the Vibrio ponticus genome encodes these proteins:
- a CDS encoding GntR family transcriptional regulator, with protein sequence MANLKNSVAKNIKTKIAGQTQDDVVYCHIFDAILEQRLPPATKLNEEALAEIFGVSRTIIRRALFRLSMEHVVSIRPNKGAMVAAPTKDEAKQIIKAREVLELAITELAVTNATPAKLAECRQLVKEENHAFHNGDYGKGLRLSGEFHIQLAEMANNTPLLAFQRSLVSQTSLLIAQYETGNHANCSQDEHTNLLDAIEAGDSEHAVALMQEHINHIRSKLNLDSHLASNDLHVVFSDILKSR encoded by the coding sequence ATGGCAAATCTAAAAAACTCCGTTGCGAAAAATATTAAAACCAAAATCGCCGGACAAACCCAAGACGACGTTGTTTATTGCCACATCTTTGACGCCATCCTTGAGCAGCGTTTGCCACCAGCAACGAAACTCAACGAAGAGGCATTGGCTGAAATCTTTGGTGTTAGCCGAACCATTATCCGCCGAGCTTTATTCAGACTTTCCATGGAGCATGTGGTAAGTATTCGCCCGAACAAAGGGGCAATGGTTGCTGCGCCGACCAAAGATGAAGCGAAGCAAATCATTAAAGCGCGTGAAGTGCTTGAATTGGCGATCACTGAATTAGCAGTAACTAACGCGACACCCGCCAAACTCGCGGAATGTCGCCAATTGGTGAAAGAAGAAAATCATGCCTTCCACAATGGCGACTATGGTAAAGGTTTACGTCTCTCGGGCGAATTCCATATTCAACTCGCTGAAATGGCAAACAATACGCCGCTGCTCGCTTTTCAACGCAGCTTAGTGTCGCAAACCTCACTACTGATTGCCCAATACGAGACTGGCAACCACGCTAACTGCTCGCAAGATGAACATACCAACTTACTTGATGCGATAGAAGCAGGTGACAGTGAGCACGCAGTGGCTTTAATGCAAGAGCACATCAACCATATCCGCTCTAAATTGAATTTGGATAGCCACCTTGCCTCCAACGATTTACATGTTGTCTTTTCTGACATACTAAAAAGTCGTTAA
- the fbpC gene encoding ferric ABC transporter ATP-binding protein → MEKENFVVLKNVCKRFGDKTVIGDLDLEIKKGALVTLLGPSGCGKTTVLRLVAGLEKPTSGQIFIDGEDVTNTSIQHRDICMVFQSYALFPHMSLADNVGYGLKMLGMEKAEIKQRVNDALKLVDLEGFGERYVDQISGGQQQRVALARALVLKPKVLLFDEPLSNLDANLRRNMRETIRELQQRFNITSLYVTHDQAEAFAVSDTVIVMKDGDIMQQGTPTELYQHPASMFMANFMGEANMFSGEFDGEYIDIHGYRLKANQDNVANIEAGHYEIGVRPEAILLTEDGDACQQCQVSSFAYMGSMYEVVVQWQGHELLLQLNSSQFDASYADHAYLTINPNGVFLLPKAPKE, encoded by the coding sequence ATGGAAAAAGAAAACTTTGTAGTCCTTAAAAATGTCTGCAAGCGCTTTGGGGATAAGACCGTTATCGGCGATTTAGACCTTGAGATTAAAAAAGGCGCACTCGTCACCCTACTAGGTCCTTCTGGTTGCGGTAAAACCACGGTATTGCGTTTGGTCGCGGGTCTTGAGAAACCAACCAGCGGACAGATTTTTATCGACGGTGAAGATGTCACTAACACTTCGATTCAACACCGTGACATCTGTATGGTGTTTCAGTCCTATGCCCTCTTCCCGCACATGTCACTGGCGGATAACGTCGGCTATGGTTTGAAAATGCTCGGGATGGAAAAAGCCGAGATCAAGCAACGCGTCAATGACGCACTAAAACTGGTCGATCTCGAAGGTTTTGGCGAACGCTACGTTGACCAAATCTCTGGTGGTCAGCAGCAACGCGTTGCACTTGCGCGCGCGCTAGTACTCAAACCGAAAGTACTGCTGTTCGACGAACCGCTGAGTAACCTTGATGCTAACTTACGCCGCAATATGCGTGAGACCATCCGTGAACTGCAACAGCGCTTTAATATCACCTCACTTTACGTGACTCATGACCAAGCGGAAGCGTTCGCAGTGTCTGATACGGTTATCGTAATGAAAGATGGTGACATCATGCAGCAAGGTACACCAACAGAGTTGTATCAACATCCTGCATCAATGTTTATGGCAAACTTCATGGGTGAAGCCAACATGTTTAGTGGTGAGTTCGATGGCGAATATATCGATATTCACGGCTATCGCTTGAAAGCCAACCAAGATAACGTAGCCAATATTGAAGCTGGTCACTACGAAATTGGTGTGCGACCTGAGGCGATTCTACTTACTGAAGACGGCGACGCTTGTCAGCAATGCCAAGTGAGCAGCTTTGCGTATATGGGATCGATGTATGAAGTGGTCGTACAGTGGCAAGGCCACGAACTGCTGTTGCAACTTAACTCATCGCAATTCGATGCGAGCTACGCCGATCATGCCTATTTAACCATTAACCCTAACGGGGTGTTCTTACTTCCTAAAGCGCCAAAAGAGTAA
- a CDS encoding ABC transporter permease, with translation MNELTAHISPESTKRDPVFYWLVSLVVAFVLLPVFALDYGLLDSTSDEFRAAMGWSSFNISWLWFALPAVLLLRPIQAQNKYAKLRHQFDIGYSAFCMLFVVISSWYTGQGMGYATIALFIVLGAVMTLAFSRLEYLGGDVFVIGSLISIILLITVFIIYPSFAIFVPMFEDDMGNFVAWQFVDILSSSHIIRIVFNSVGLGVAVGIGATFFGLIFAIYTTRIAERSAFIARIFSILPIVTPPFVVGLGVTLMLGRSGYITELMVDWFSLQQTNWLYGFTGIWLAQVLAFAPMSFMILDGAMKSLHPSLEEASYTLRANRYQTFFKIVMPLLKPALANSFLIIFVQSLADFSNPLVLGGSFDVLATQIYFYIAGAQLDYASASTLGAVLLLFSLAIFVVQYLWIGKRSYVTISGKSYRGDVQPLPTTLKHTVSGLLYFWMAFNILLYGSIFYGSFTVNWGVDYSLTFANYLNLFGSGFSEGAWPSLITTMIYAGVAAPLTAFFGLLIAYIVVRQQFHGKKVIEFATMLCFAVPGTVAGVSYILAFNDAPMYLTGTAAIVVISMVMRNVPVGIRSGIAGLGQLDKALDEASLSLRANSLKTITHILLPLLRPAILSTLVFSFVRAMTTVSAIIFLVTPETRVATSYILNRVEDGEYGIAIAYGSILIVVMLAIILIFDFLVGEARVSRSKANNQE, from the coding sequence ATGAACGAACTCACCGCGCACATTAGCCCTGAATCTACTAAGCGCGATCCAGTATTTTACTGGCTAGTGAGCTTAGTAGTAGCTTTCGTCCTTCTTCCTGTTTTCGCTCTCGACTATGGATTGCTCGACTCAACTTCGGATGAGTTTCGTGCTGCCATGGGTTGGAGCAGTTTTAATATTTCGTGGTTATGGTTCGCCCTACCTGCAGTCTTGTTGCTGCGCCCGATTCAAGCGCAAAACAAATACGCCAAACTTCGCCATCAATTTGATATTGGCTATTCGGCATTTTGTATGCTGTTTGTGGTCATCTCATCTTGGTACACCGGACAAGGGATGGGATATGCGACCATCGCCCTGTTTATCGTGCTTGGCGCAGTGATGACTCTCGCCTTCTCTCGCTTGGAATACCTTGGCGGTGATGTCTTTGTTATTGGCTCGCTGATTTCGATCATTTTGCTGATCACTGTCTTTATCATCTACCCTAGCTTCGCCATCTTCGTGCCAATGTTCGAAGATGACATGGGTAACTTTGTTGCCTGGCAGTTTGTCGATATTCTTAGCAGTTCTCACATCATCCGCATCGTATTTAACTCGGTTGGCCTGGGTGTTGCGGTAGGTATTGGTGCGACCTTCTTTGGCTTGATTTTCGCTATATACACCACGCGTATTGCGGAACGCAGTGCATTCATTGCGCGTATTTTCTCAATTTTACCTATTGTTACCCCACCATTTGTGGTCGGTCTGGGTGTAACTTTAATGCTCGGTCGTTCCGGCTATATTACAGAACTGATGGTTGACTGGTTTAGCTTACAACAAACTAACTGGTTGTATGGCTTTACCGGGATTTGGCTGGCACAAGTGCTAGCGTTTGCTCCGATGTCATTTATGATCCTAGATGGCGCGATGAAATCACTGCACCCATCATTAGAAGAAGCATCTTACACTCTGCGTGCCAACCGCTATCAGACTTTCTTCAAGATAGTGATGCCGCTGCTTAAACCGGCGTTAGCCAACAGCTTCTTGATTATTTTTGTTCAGTCACTGGCTGACTTTAGTAACCCATTAGTCCTTGGCGGCAGCTTTGACGTACTGGCGACACAAATCTACTTCTACATTGCCGGTGCGCAGCTCGACTATGCTTCAGCAAGTACGCTTGGCGCAGTTCTACTGCTGTTCTCATTAGCGATCTTCGTTGTTCAATACCTCTGGATTGGTAAACGCTCATACGTGACGATTTCGGGTAAGTCATACCGTGGTGACGTACAGCCATTGCCAACGACCTTAAAACACACCGTATCAGGTTTACTCTACTTCTGGATGGCATTCAACATCCTACTTTACGGCAGCATCTTCTACGGCAGCTTCACCGTGAACTGGGGGGTGGATTACAGCTTAACGTTCGCTAACTACCTCAACCTATTCGGCAGTGGTTTTAGTGAAGGGGCATGGCCATCGCTTATCACCACCATGATTTACGCTGGTGTCGCCGCACCACTGACCGCTTTCTTTGGTCTGCTTATCGCTTACATCGTGGTGCGTCAGCAGTTCCATGGAAAGAAGGTTATCGAATTTGCCACTATGCTTTGTTTTGCTGTCCCGGGTACGGTAGCAGGTGTGTCATACATCTTAGCGTTTAACGATGCGCCCATGTATCTAACTGGTACCGCAGCCATCGTGGTGATTTCAATGGTAATGCGTAACGTACCTGTCGGTATTCGTTCGGGCATTGCAGGGCTTGGTCAGCTTGATAAAGCGCTGGATGAGGCCTCGCTCAGTCTGCGCGCCAACTCGCTCAAAACCATTACCCATATTCTATTGCCGCTACTGCGCCCAGCGATTCTATCCACACTGGTGTTTAGCTTTGTGCGCGCGATGACGACCGTCAGTGCGATCATTTTCTTGGTGACCCCAGAAACTCGCGTCGCAACCTCATACATTCTTAACCGTGTTGAGGATGGTGAATACGGCATTGCCATCGCCTATGGCTCAATTCTGATTGTTGTCATGTTAGCCATTATTTTAATTTTTGATTTTCTTGTCGGTGAAGCGCGCGTCTCGCGTTCCAAAGCCAATAACCAAGAGTAG
- a CDS encoding ABC transporter substrate-binding protein, whose protein sequence is MKVGTKRSLLSACILGAAMAAPQAMADGRLVVYCSATNAMCEAATKAFSEKYDVKTSFVRNGSGSTLAKIDAEKKNPRADVWYGGTLDPQSQGGEMDLLHAYKSPQLEFIMDDFKDPAKRKGNYSSAVYMGILGFGVNKDRLAEKGLEIPRCWSDLTKPEYAGEIQISDPQSSGTAYTALATFIQLWDEDKAFNYFKDLDKNVSQYTKSGVTPSRNAARGEVAIGIGFLHDYSLEQSKGAPLELISPCEGTGYEIGGVSIIKGARNLDNAQKFLDFVLSKEGQETAWKKGKSFQILTNTTAEQSPNALDPNTLELIDYDMETYGSSDERKRLINKWVNVVKMGQ, encoded by the coding sequence ATGAAAGTTGGAACAAAACGCAGCTTACTCTCAGCCTGCATCCTTGGTGCGGCAATGGCAGCTCCGCAAGCCATGGCAGATGGTCGCTTGGTCGTTTACTGCAGTGCGACCAATGCTATGTGTGAAGCAGCAACCAAAGCTTTCTCTGAAAAATACGATGTAAAAACATCATTTGTCCGTAACGGTTCTGGCAGTACCTTGGCGAAAATTGACGCTGAGAAGAAGAACCCACGTGCAGACGTATGGTATGGCGGTACACTCGATCCTCAATCTCAAGGTGGTGAGATGGATCTGTTACACGCTTACAAATCTCCTCAACTTGAATTCATCATGGATGACTTCAAAGATCCAGCCAAACGCAAGGGCAACTACTCTTCGGCCGTTTACATGGGTATTCTTGGCTTTGGTGTCAATAAAGACCGCTTGGCAGAAAAAGGGCTTGAAATTCCACGCTGTTGGAGCGACCTAACCAAGCCGGAATACGCCGGTGAAATCCAAATCTCTGACCCACAAAGCTCTGGTACTGCTTATACCGCGCTCGCAACCTTTATCCAACTTTGGGATGAAGACAAAGCGTTTAACTACTTTAAAGATCTAGACAAAAACGTTTCTCAATACACCAAATCTGGTGTTACCCCTTCTCGTAACGCAGCGCGTGGCGAAGTGGCTATCGGTATCGGCTTCTTACACGACTACTCTCTAGAGCAATCAAAAGGTGCACCACTTGAGCTGATCTCACCTTGTGAAGGCACCGGCTACGAAATTGGTGGCGTAAGTATCATCAAAGGTGCGCGTAACCTAGACAACGCACAGAAATTCCTTGATTTCGTGCTATCGAAAGAAGGTCAGGAAACTGCATGGAAAAAAGGTAAATCTTTCCAAATCTTAACCAATACAACCGCAGAACAGTCACCAAACGCTCTTGATCCAAACACGCTTGAGCTCATTGACTACGACATGGAGACATATGGTTCATCAGATGAACGTAAACGCTTGATCAACAAGTGGGTTAACGTCGTCAAGATGGGTCAATAA
- the uhpC gene encoding MFS transporter family glucose-6-phosphate receptor UhpC: MLTANKNLNQIDETYRYWRLHLMMVMYVGYGVFYFTRKSLNFAMPSMITDLGLDTADIGILGTLFYITYGVSKFLSGMVSDQTKPAYFMGLGLIFTGVINIAFGLSSSLFAFAVLWTLNALFQGWGWPPCAKLLTSWYSRSERGFWWSIWNTCHNLSGAIIPISIGFAAVTWGWRFGFILPGSLAVLVGIVLCFRLRDKPSSMGLPTVGEWRDDQLEKVHEAEGKGLPFWQVVKTYVLGNKYIWLLCSSYLLVYVVRIAINDWGNLYLTQRHQYQLFSANGVVAMFEVGGLLGSLFGGWGSDKFFHGNRAPMILLFALGIFVSVAALWLTPLDNFIILSGCFFAIGFFVFGPQMMIGMAAAECSHKDAAGTATGFVGLFAYIGAALAGYPLALIIDQFNWEGFFSVITLSAALIGLLILPFVKAQQRAGIAIT; encoded by the coding sequence GTGTTAACAGCGAACAAAAACCTAAATCAGATTGACGAAACTTACCGTTACTGGCGGCTTCACTTAATGATGGTGATGTATGTTGGCTACGGCGTTTTCTACTTTACTCGCAAGAGCCTGAACTTTGCGATGCCAAGTATGATCACCGATTTAGGCTTAGACACGGCTGATATTGGTATTTTGGGAACGCTATTTTACATCACTTATGGCGTGTCTAAATTTCTCTCTGGCATGGTAAGTGACCAGACCAAGCCTGCTTATTTTATGGGGCTTGGGCTGATTTTTACTGGCGTTATCAATATTGCTTTTGGTTTGAGCTCTTCCCTGTTTGCCTTCGCGGTGCTTTGGACATTGAACGCGTTGTTTCAGGGTTGGGGATGGCCACCGTGTGCCAAGTTGCTCACCAGTTGGTACTCACGTTCTGAACGAGGTTTTTGGTGGTCAATTTGGAACACTTGCCACAACTTAAGTGGCGCGATCATTCCAATCAGTATCGGTTTCGCCGCTGTCACTTGGGGCTGGCGCTTTGGCTTTATTCTTCCCGGCTCATTGGCTGTTTTAGTGGGGATAGTGCTTTGTTTTCGCTTGCGAGATAAGCCTAGTTCGATGGGGTTACCTACCGTTGGCGAATGGCGAGATGACCAACTGGAAAAAGTGCACGAGGCTGAAGGTAAAGGGCTGCCATTTTGGCAAGTAGTAAAAACCTATGTACTGGGTAACAAATACATTTGGTTACTGTGCAGCTCTTACTTGCTGGTATATGTGGTACGCATTGCAATCAATGATTGGGGCAACCTCTACCTAACCCAACGCCACCAATACCAGTTGTTTAGCGCCAATGGTGTAGTCGCCATGTTTGAAGTTGGTGGATTGCTTGGCTCACTATTCGGTGGCTGGGGATCGGACAAATTCTTTCACGGTAATCGTGCACCAATGATTTTGTTGTTCGCACTGGGGATCTTTGTTTCTGTTGCCGCGTTATGGCTCACCCCACTCGATAATTTCATCATTTTGTCAGGCTGTTTTTTTGCGATTGGTTTCTTTGTCTTTGGCCCACAGATGATGATTGGTATGGCCGCGGCGGAGTGTTCACACAAAGATGCGGCTGGCACCGCGACAGGCTTTGTAGGTCTATTTGCCTACATTGGTGCTGCGCTAGCGGGTTACCCACTCGCACTGATAATTGACCAGTTTAACTGGGAAGGATTTTTCAGCGTGATTACGCTCTCGGCAGCACTAATTGGCTTGTTGATCCTTCCTTTTGTTAAAGCTCAGCAACGGGCAGGGATAGCCATAACCTAA
- the uhpB gene encoding signal transduction histidine-protein kinase/phosphatase UhpB, translating to MSEVARRKHLPKLILTHGFSYTFAILGYVICWFCLWNVSLYLSHDVLLAGLLLPTGFKLAVYTLTTRKLWPWFTTAEIILVWSLIQLTNEASYSYLLILFACFNHAIAVIFQTIWRPLQIYWQRLLALSGLAITYALACGFALLLLTKPIGLGAVYAFQGAIAALTGGILLAPFIYLVYDYLLRQVWQPLTPTLIHQEVSLRASALVWCLLFFAIGLFTELTLLEQMKPLALLIFLLPNIFMAYRYGWQGGVLASVMNSILLATARQVTGSFGSDLELQTFISTQALIGLGLGIAISRQYFLAQQLHRANKKLEQELASKQQLARQLVHVEEDIRKSVARELHDEIGQNITAIQIQSMLTKRLAKDEQQINIANTTNELALRIHNSTRQLLKQLRPHALDELGLESAIRQLAAEMRFDERGIDFRLNFGIFADRLDDITAVTLYRIVQELLNNTCKHAEATQVQLSLVPGDRFSLELRDNGIGLPDNWRLKGQGLKGIEERISALGGTMSITSNSLGSRIFVNLPTKHKTPPPN from the coding sequence ATGAGTGAAGTCGCCCGGCGTAAACATTTACCAAAACTGATTTTAACTCATGGCTTTAGTTACACTTTTGCCATTCTAGGTTACGTAATTTGTTGGTTCTGCCTATGGAATGTCAGCCTCTATCTTTCTCATGATGTTCTGTTGGCTGGTCTATTGTTGCCAACCGGTTTTAAGCTGGCGGTTTACACTTTAACCACGCGTAAGCTGTGGCCTTGGTTCACCACGGCTGAAATTATCCTCGTCTGGAGTTTGATTCAACTCACCAATGAAGCAAGCTACAGTTATTTATTGATCCTGTTTGCCTGCTTTAACCACGCCATTGCGGTTATATTCCAAACCATTTGGCGACCATTGCAGATCTATTGGCAACGACTGCTTGCCTTGTCTGGTCTCGCCATAACCTATGCGTTGGCGTGTGGTTTCGCTCTGCTTCTGCTCACTAAACCGATCGGATTAGGCGCGGTGTATGCATTTCAAGGTGCCATCGCAGCCTTAACTGGCGGCATACTCCTCGCACCCTTTATTTATCTTGTCTATGACTATTTACTGCGCCAAGTATGGCAACCGCTTACACCAACTCTAATTCATCAAGAGGTGTCGCTACGTGCTTCGGCATTGGTTTGGTGTTTGCTCTTTTTCGCTATTGGTCTGTTTACTGAGCTCACCCTACTTGAGCAGATGAAGCCATTGGCACTACTAATCTTCTTACTGCCTAACATCTTTATGGCTTATCGCTATGGCTGGCAAGGTGGCGTGCTTGCTAGCGTGATGAACAGTATTCTGCTTGCTACGGCGCGCCAAGTAACCGGGTCATTCGGCAGTGATTTAGAACTGCAAACCTTTATCTCTACTCAGGCTCTGATTGGCTTAGGGCTAGGTATTGCTATCAGCAGACAATACTTCCTCGCCCAGCAGCTTCACCGAGCCAATAAAAAGTTGGAGCAAGAGCTGGCAAGCAAACAACAGTTAGCCAGACAATTGGTTCACGTAGAAGAAGATATTCGCAAATCGGTTGCCCGTGAGCTGCATGATGAAATCGGGCAAAATATTACAGCAATTCAAATTCAGTCGATGCTGACCAAACGGCTTGCTAAAGACGAACAGCAAATCAACATCGCTAATACCACTAATGAACTCGCGCTGCGAATTCACAATTCCACTCGGCAACTGCTTAAGCAGCTTCGTCCTCACGCGCTCGATGAACTCGGGCTCGAGAGTGCTATTCGCCAACTGGCAGCAGAAATGCGCTTTGATGAACGCGGCATCGATTTTCGCCTCAATTTTGGCATCTTTGCCGACCGTCTCGATGACATTACTGCGGTAACCCTCTACCGCATCGTGCAAGAGCTACTGAATAACACCTGTAAGCACGCAGAGGCTACTCAAGTGCAACTGTCATTAGTACCAGGCGATCGCTTTAGCCTCGAACTGCGGGACAACGGCATTGGTCTGCCTGATAACTGGCGACTCAAAGGACAAGGCTTAAAAGGCATTGAAGAGCGAATTAGTGCGCTCGGTGGCACCATGAGCATCACTTCTAACTCATTGGGTAGCCGAATATTTGTTAACTTACCCACAAAACACAAAACACCTCCGCCAAACTAG
- a CDS encoding response regulator, giving the protein MISVSLVDDHIMVRSGFAQLLACEPDIKIHSEFDNAHEAYRVLSASNIDVAVIDISMPDESGLVLLEKLRKKQPELKAIILSIYDSASFVSKAIEVGAFGYLSKRCGPEELVTAIRKVAAGDHYLCTDALINLSNASSSPSVLQELTKREREVFDHLIQGLDVKEVGNKLSISHKTIHVHRANILSKLNLSNNVDLIRFALQHKLLSDETV; this is encoded by the coding sequence ATGATTTCAGTCTCTCTTGTCGATGACCATATTATGGTTCGCTCAGGTTTTGCCCAGTTATTGGCATGTGAACCAGACATAAAAATCCACAGTGAATTTGATAACGCTCATGAGGCGTATCGCGTGCTATCGGCATCCAATATTGACGTCGCGGTGATTGATATCTCAATGCCTGATGAAAGTGGTTTAGTTCTATTAGAGAAACTGCGTAAAAAACAGCCTGAATTAAAAGCGATTATTCTTAGCATTTATGATTCCGCTTCATTTGTGAGTAAAGCGATTGAGGTGGGCGCGTTTGGCTATTTATCAAAGCGTTGCGGACCTGAAGAGTTAGTCACCGCTATTCGCAAAGTCGCGGCAGGCGATCACTATTTATGTACTGATGCACTCATCAATCTGAGCAACGCCTCCTCTTCGCCATCTGTTCTCCAAGAACTGACTAAGCGCGAACGTGAGGTATTTGATCATTTAATTCAGGGTCTCGATGTTAAAGAGGTCGGCAACAAACTCTCAATCAGCCACAAAACCATCCATGTTCATCGTGCCAATATTTTGAGTAAGCTAAATCTTTCCAATAACGTTGATCTGATTCGCTTTGCACTGCAGCACAAATTGCTGAGTGATGAAACGGTATGA
- a CDS encoding multidrug effflux MFS transporter: MNKAFDIKTILLACLIISVGQLSMGLVFPSLPWIAKDFSISLDQAQLLVSIYLLGFGPSQFLYGPISDALGRKVVLLSGLLIAMTGLVMIICLSDSFTGMIAGRFLQGLGTGCCAVLARASTRDRFSGPDLPLAMSYIAMAASITPLFAPVIGGFINFHFGWSMVFISLLCYVLLAWIIIAFRFQETVAQRSKVPSAKKMLLQYRDLITSRYFMSFASIGWLNFALMITTVSVMPFIMQNQIGMTSDEYAMWAIIPALGMLAGTSICNRIRPIIGSKKMLLWTPVLHLSAATWLFFCPVEPLYLMLGQLMMILGNGIAMPTAQAMVMLPYKKHAGAAAAMSGGGQMVVSSIVSMALVQLGLSQAWHLSLVIVLFATITLANIFRGFSCPEPQEA, encoded by the coding sequence GTGAATAAAGCTTTCGATATCAAAACCATACTGCTCGCCTGCCTGATCATTAGCGTTGGGCAATTGAGCATGGGATTAGTTTTTCCTTCTCTGCCTTGGATCGCTAAAGACTTCTCTATTTCACTCGACCAAGCACAGTTGTTAGTGAGTATCTACTTACTTGGCTTTGGTCCATCGCAGTTTCTCTATGGTCCTATCTCTGATGCGCTCGGGCGTAAAGTGGTGCTGCTAAGTGGGCTACTGATCGCCATGACGGGCTTGGTGATGATCATCTGCTTGAGTGACTCATTTACCGGTATGATTGCCGGACGTTTTCTACAAGGTTTAGGGACTGGCTGCTGCGCTGTGCTTGCCCGCGCCTCGACCCGCGATCGCTTTAGTGGACCCGATCTTCCGCTAGCCATGTCCTACATTGCCATGGCAGCCTCGATTACCCCGCTATTTGCACCGGTGATCGGTGGTTTTATTAACTTCCATTTCGGCTGGAGCATGGTGTTTATCTCATTGCTTTGCTACGTGTTGCTGGCTTGGATCATTATTGCTTTTCGCTTTCAAGAAACCGTCGCACAACGTTCGAAAGTGCCCTCAGCTAAGAAGATGCTGCTGCAGTACCGTGATCTTATCACTTCGCGTTACTTCATGAGCTTTGCCAGCATTGGTTGGCTTAACTTCGCTTTGATGATCACCACGGTTTCAGTGATGCCATTCATTATGCAGAACCAAATTGGCATGACGTCTGACGAATACGCGATGTGGGCGATCATCCCAGCCCTTGGGATGCTTGCGGGTACCAGTATTTGTAATCGCATCCGCCCAATCATCGGCAGTAAAAAAATGCTGCTCTGGACGCCGGTATTGCACTTAAGCGCGGCAACTTGGCTATTCTTCTGCCCGGTTGAACCACTTTATCTGATGCTGGGACAACTGATGATGATTCTTGGCAACGGTATTGCTATGCCTACTGCCCAAGCAATGGTCATGCTGCCATACAAAAAACACGCTGGCGCAGCCGCAGCCATGTCGGGCGGTGGTCAGATGGTGGTATCGTCAATTGTCAGTATGGCGTTAGTCCAATTAGGTCTCAGCCAAGCTTGGCACTTATCGCTAGTAATTGTGCTATTCGCCACGATTACCTTAGCCAATATCTTCCGTGGCTTTAGTTGCCCTGAGCCGCAGGAAGCATAA
- a CDS encoding recombinase family protein — MTQYLYTRFSPKNQAYQEHVAALRAFAPDAKHIEDQVRGFVPPLERPAFKQMFDALQDGDTVVIWWLTAFGKDFSQVNATVRLLLNKGVTLQLMCEPICFEPNSQQSETLLSLLFGYEKVQTMHRLFAAEQGRQAIKNDPQLWQQKFRGRPADRAKHKQIATLLLEGHTLQSVAEQCDVSLSTVKRVKAKLNKIDDEGGLRRRGHIHQRGGDES, encoded by the coding sequence ATGACGCAGTATCTCTACACCCGCTTTTCACCCAAGAATCAAGCCTATCAAGAGCATGTTGCCGCGCTGCGCGCTTTTGCTCCAGATGCTAAACACATCGAAGACCAAGTTCGTGGATTTGTCCCCCCACTAGAGCGACCAGCATTTAAGCAGATGTTTGATGCGCTTCAAGATGGCGATACGGTCGTCATCTGGTGGCTAACCGCATTTGGCAAAGACTTTAGCCAAGTGAACGCAACCGTAAGGCTGCTTTTAAACAAAGGAGTAACACTGCAATTAATGTGTGAGCCCATTTGCTTCGAGCCAAATTCACAACAGAGTGAGACCCTACTCAGTTTGCTGTTTGGCTATGAGAAAGTACAAACCATGCATCGCCTTTTTGCTGCTGAACAAGGACGCCAAGCGATCAAAAATGATCCTCAGCTTTGGCAGCAAAAATTCCGTGGACGCCCTGCTGATCGCGCCAAGCACAAACAAATCGCCACCTTACTCTTAGAGGGACACACACTACAAAGCGTTGCCGAACAGTGTGATGTTAGCCTATCAACGGTGAAACGAGTCAAAGCAAAACTCAACAAAATTGATGATGAAGGCGGACTGAGACGTCGCGGACACATCCACCAGCGTGGTGGTGATGAATCGTGA